TCTTCCCCGCTCTGCCGCAGACGCTTCTTGGCTCGAATCTCATTCATGGCCTCTTCAATGGAGCGTGTGTCCCTCTTGTTGGCCACGGGcactgggggcagaggggagggtgggagggcctAGGAGTCCTGTGCTCTggcctggcctcccctccccccatgctgtgctcctgtcccctgccctccccagcccccaccggGGCCTCACCACAGCCGTAGGTCTTGTTGGCCTGTAGCATGTGGGCTGCATCCTTGGCCGCCCCCTTGCCAATAAGGTGGCTGTACTTGTCCTTGTAGTCGCTAGCAGGGCTCACCACCACAGGCCCCTGCTGGGCCGCCTCCTCTTCCTGCCGCTGGGCCAGCTCCTAGGTGCAGAGGTGGGGCGCCGATGCTCAGGGCCTGACCCCAGGCCCTCCCATGCGATGAGCCGCAAGGCCCCAGGGACTGCCACACATAACTCACTTTCAGCCTACGtttctcctctgccttctgaGGGTCCCACTCCTCACCACGACGGTAGGAATCCAGCTCTTCATCTGAAGGTGCAAACTCCTAGaagaaggggagggtgggggtcaAGGTTCCACATACATGTTTTACCTCATTGCTCTCCCCTGGCGGGGTacaggagaggagagagtggGGAACTCAAGCCTTTCACCTTTTTGAAGATCATGACATAACGACATTCATCGTCTTCCCCGAAGGAGAAGGATGTCAGGCCAGCTACTTCCACTACATCGTGTCTAGAAGGGAGGGCGAAGGAAAAAAGTACATGGGGCCACGAGGGGGCCTAGCGCCTTTGTCAAGAGgattccccccaccccgccagccCTCTCAGGCCACCCTGGCCACCTATTTTCTGCCTCCCCCAGCGTGGAAACACTCACAGTATGCTCCTCTCTATCTTGTTCATCGGCTGAAACTTTTTCTTGATCTGCCCACTGTCTTGGATGAAATCAGACACCTCTTTCTCCATCTTGGTCgagggaaaagggaagaagaTATGAGGTGATGGCTCCACCCCAACACCTGCCTTCCCAGCGCGGCCCATGGGCCTTCCCCTCCCACACGTTTCCCAGCCTCTGTGCCACTGGCTGCCAGGCTGCACCTCTCTCACgacattttccaaaaaaaaccTGAGTCCTCAACCGTCCAATTCTAACTGATTGGAAGTCCTTCCTGAGGCTGCATTTGATCTCTCCAGTTGTTCTCACCCTTTTACGAAACTCCACTTTCTGTTGTTTCTCTTGCTCTTGTAGTTTCTTCAGGCGGGCAGCCTGCTCTGGGGGTGAGAAACAGCAGCATGAGGTGGAAGCATGGGTGGGGAGAGTCTGTAAGGGTTCAAAAGGGGTCTTGTGTCCACTGGGAGGTGTCAGGCTAGGAAGGTAGCATGACTGTTCATTCGGCAAGCATTGATTGTTATTTACTCTATACCTGGCCCCATGCTAGGCCCTGGAGTATAAGAGGATTAAGACACAGCTTTGCCCTTTAAGGGCTTACAGTTTAGTGAGATCAGAATCATGCTCAACCCCATCTCCCAACCCCACTGGGGAAGCCAgctagcaaacatttatttaaggcCTACAACATACAAAGAACTACAAAGGAACCTGGGGAGGTAATGAGAACAGACCAAGCCCTGGCCTCAAAGAGTTTATCATCTCATCATATACATCAGAAAGGGGAAATTATTTAACTTCCTATTATTTTGTAACACCCTCCACTTCTTACTTCTACAGCCAGGATGAAGCTTAAATAGCTAATCTGACATTCCTCTCCTTTGGGAGTGTAGGTGTAAGGGGAACTCCCTACCCTTGGGTCTCactgtcccctctcctctttctgcCATTTCAAGTTCGATATATTCTTAAGAGCCACTTCTTCCACAGGATCTGAATCCCTTCAGCGGCACTGAACTTCTTCCTATTTTCCTCCTCACGCCAGGTCTTTGCACATGTTGTTCCTGCTGCCCGAAATGCTTTTCCTCCTCTTGCAAACTCTGAGATCCACCATGAGTCAGAGTTACTCACTTCTTCCTCTGGGGCCCAAGCACATTTGGTTCAGACACCCACTACAGCACGTGCTGAGAACTAACCTAAAGTAACTTTTGTCTTCCCTGCCTCACGATGAGCTCTGAGAAGGCAGTGACCCTGTTCACCTCCTATCCAGTTATTTTCCGTGGCTCCAGGGCCTGACAGCTCAGGAGCTCTCCTCTCTCAGACCTCAAGGGCTCTGACCATCAGTGCATCCCATCTTGACCACTGACTGTTCTCTAACTGGTCTGTGAGTCTTCTCTCTGTATCTGAGGAGGTGGCACAGGATTATGGTTAAGAACATAGGCTTAAAAGTCACACCTGGGTTTGAAACCCTGCCACTGAGCAACCGTGTAAACTGCAGGCAAATGACTAAAATCTGAACTTCAGCTTCCAGGTCTGTCAGTGGCCACTGGTGAACCCCACCTGGACAGTCATAGTGAGCATTAAATAATTCCAATTCCCTCAGAGCTTTCAAATACACATCTCTGCCTGTAGCACTTTGCTCCCCTCTCACTGAATTACCTGTTCTTCAGATCTCAACTCACTGCAGACTGGGTTAGGACTCGTAGGTCCTAACATCCCCTCTCATAACAATTACTTTTCTTTCAGAGCATTTATAAAGTTTGTTATTAAATCCCTGTGTGATCATTAACACGCATTTTATCAATGCTGCAGATTGTGGGCTCCCTGAGGGTACCCCTGGCCCCCAGCAATCATTCAGTAAATATGGATGATATTTCGGTATTATGCAGCACTCGAGCACTTTGAAGGCACACAGGCTGCCCTGGCCTTCCTCGGGAGGATTGGGGAGCGGGCGCCCGGGACACGGTCAAAGTCCATAGCGTTAGGAGTCGGTGTCCTCCCCAAGGTAGTCTTCTGCCAAACTCATTCACATGCCGCAGCGCCAGCAACCCAGGAGAGGCCTGGTACCGTCGGGCCGGCCGCGCCCTACGCAGGGACCCCAACTTGAGCCGCCTGCAGGTAAGTTACTCTGAGAACACAGGCGGGGAGACTATGGCCAATCGGACGGGGCAGGGGCATTCTCATCCCTCCAACCAACATTCGTGACCCGCCCGGGGAGCTCGGGAATTTTAAGGGTACAGAAGAGAGGAAGGTTGGAGGGCGGCGAGGGGACCAGGTTAAATGAAGTAGGATGGACATAGGGCGCCGAAAGGATGCAGCAACCAATTAGAGGTGCTGAGGATGGGGTGGACCAGAAGAAGGTCGAACAAGACTTAATAGGTAGACCTTTAAGTTAAAGTGGCCAATAGGGGTGATAGGATCGCGGATGGGCGTGTCCTGGGCCCAATCGGAATGGGGATGGGGTTGCAGGGACTCGAGCGCCGGGAAGCGGGAGGGGCCGAGCGCTCCAAGACGCCCTCCTGCAAACCGAAGGCGGGCCGAGAACGCCAAGGGTTTGGAGGCAGCCTACCAATCAGAGCACGCCACCGGCTGACAGGCGGGCTCGTCGGCGAACTGAAAAGAAGGACTGCAGAAGGCCAAAGTAGGGAGAGGCAGGGGCCGGCGCGGGGCTTCAGGTAGCCAATCACCATCCGCAAAGAGCAGCGGGCGGGTCCGC
This is a stretch of genomic DNA from Camelus bactrianus isolate YW-2024 breed Bactrian camel chromosome 16, ASM4877302v1, whole genome shotgun sequence. It encodes these proteins:
- the SPAG7 gene encoding sperm-associated antigen 7 → MADLLGSILSSMEKPPSLGDQETRRKAREQAARLKKLQEQEKQQKVEFRKRMEKEVSDFIQDSGQIKKKFQPMNKIERSILHDVVEVAGLTSFSFGEDDECRYVMIFKKEFAPSDEELDSYRRGEEWDPQKAEEKRRLKELAQRQEEEAAQQGPVVVSPASDYKDKYSHLIGKGAAKDAAHMLQANKTYGCVPVANKRDTRSIEEAMNEIRAKKRLRQSGEELPPTS